In one Corallococcus sp. EGB genomic region, the following are encoded:
- a CDS encoding chemotaxis protein CheW codes for MKPLVVDEALETETRELLARRAARLREQGESTVEEAVHWIAEFPLGEERYALPLESLRAALPLRMVTPVPLSAPAVIGVLRFQGQVLSALSLASLLGGHGWRQDPAVLLVVDRGDGELCALDCEAIPRPTTLPLASVEAARARAEGPVVEVFTHDRQLIHLIDPKRLFGRTDGGVRHAR; via the coding sequence ATGAAGCCGCTGGTGGTGGACGAGGCCCTGGAGACGGAGACGCGGGAGCTGCTCGCGCGCCGGGCCGCGCGCCTGCGCGAGCAGGGCGAGTCGACGGTGGAGGAGGCGGTCCATTGGATCGCCGAGTTCCCGCTGGGCGAGGAGCGCTACGCGCTGCCCCTGGAGTCGCTGCGCGCCGCGCTGCCCCTGCGCATGGTGACGCCGGTGCCGCTGTCCGCGCCCGCCGTGATTGGCGTGCTGCGCTTCCAGGGCCAGGTGCTGTCCGCGCTGAGCCTGGCGTCGCTCCTGGGCGGCCACGGGTGGCGGCAGGACCCGGCGGTGCTGCTGGTGGTGGACCGGGGCGACGGCGAGCTGTGCGCGCTCGACTGCGAGGCGATTCCGCGCCCCACCACGCTGCCGCTCGCGTCCGTGGAGGCCGCGCGCGCCCGGGCGGAGGGGCCGGTGGTGGAGGTGTTCACCCACGACCGCCAGCTCATCCACCTCATCGACCCGAAGCGCCTGTTCGGCCGGACCGACGGGGGAGTGCGCCATGCCCGTTGA
- a CDS encoding response regulator, with the protein MPVDPMLQPLVAGFAVEAQEVIQKVTMDLLELEREGLENDALARIYTRLGRHLHTLKGSASSLGLQDLGDIAHKLEDALAPLKAHTQKMPRAVVDVLLHGLDLFMLRAQAHADGRGDHLPDPAAALAQLVAAAPPPEEAAALPGGAFAQVPPAAATPPPAAAGAPSEAQALPDPAAESSDAGWRVSAAQVTSLMREVERLREVRLRVEERSRELERVSALLAKQGLLAETAEARTLLSGTGRSLRTDGEETSDIVDALEEGLKAITTRPTRTILDPLQRMVRDLSRQLGKEARLSVVGAEVSLDRRLLEKLQGALVHILRNAVDHGLEMPAEREKAGKHHEGALTLRVEQQGNLLYLEASDDGRGIDLLQVRKSAEKRGLITAEESARLNDNQVRELIFREGFSTRSDVTDTSGRGVGLDAVRATVESLQGRIEVSSTRGQGTRFVLTLPVDLGSSPLLMVRALEQFVGLPMLAVESTQLARPDMLRVGKRRTHLEYQGQLLPVVDLGARLGLRASSPPAEGQPLLIVQSGGKRVALGVDAVVGDRDLVIRPLPSEVRDVAAWQGAATLSRGELLLILRPDWVVSDSEKVTVSAASRRALVVDDSLTARALHRAMLEAGGFQVHLAASGARALERLQVDTYDVVICDLDMEEMDGIELIARLRERKDTRTLPVILVSAHDTAVARERGLASGADGFLSKRECAAGRLLAEVLDVMSRRGSRA; encoded by the coding sequence ATGCCCGTTGATCCGATGCTGCAGCCGCTGGTGGCGGGCTTCGCCGTGGAGGCCCAGGAGGTCATCCAGAAGGTCACCATGGACCTGCTGGAGCTGGAGCGCGAGGGGCTGGAGAACGACGCCCTCGCCAGAATCTACACGCGGCTGGGCCGGCACCTGCACACGCTGAAGGGCAGCGCCTCGTCGCTGGGGCTCCAGGACCTGGGCGACATCGCCCACAAGCTGGAGGACGCGCTGGCGCCGCTCAAGGCGCACACGCAGAAGATGCCGCGCGCGGTGGTGGACGTGCTGCTGCACGGGCTGGACCTCTTCATGCTGCGCGCGCAGGCGCACGCGGACGGGCGCGGGGACCACCTGCCGGACCCCGCCGCCGCGCTGGCCCAGCTGGTCGCCGCCGCGCCGCCGCCGGAGGAGGCCGCCGCGCTGCCGGGGGGCGCCTTCGCGCAGGTGCCGCCCGCCGCGGCCACCCCGCCGCCCGCCGCCGCCGGTGCCCCGTCCGAAGCGCAGGCCCTGCCGGACCCTGCGGCGGAGTCCTCCGACGCCGGCTGGCGGGTGAGCGCCGCCCAGGTGACGTCGCTGATGCGCGAGGTGGAGCGCCTGCGCGAGGTTCGCCTGCGGGTGGAGGAGCGCAGCCGGGAGCTGGAGCGGGTGTCCGCGCTGCTCGCGAAGCAGGGCCTCCTGGCGGAGACGGCGGAGGCGCGCACGCTCTTGTCCGGCACGGGCCGCTCGCTGCGCACCGACGGCGAGGAGACGAGCGACATCGTGGACGCGCTGGAGGAGGGCCTCAAGGCCATCACCACGCGGCCCACGCGCACCATCCTGGACCCGCTGCAGCGCATGGTGCGCGACCTGTCGCGCCAGCTGGGCAAGGAGGCGCGGCTGTCCGTGGTGGGCGCGGAGGTGTCGCTGGACCGGCGCCTGCTGGAGAAGCTCCAGGGCGCGCTCGTGCACATCCTGCGCAACGCCGTGGACCACGGCCTGGAGATGCCCGCCGAGCGCGAGAAGGCCGGCAAGCACCACGAGGGCGCGCTCACGCTGCGCGTGGAGCAGCAGGGCAACCTGCTGTACCTGGAGGCGAGCGACGACGGGCGCGGCATCGACCTGCTCCAGGTGCGCAAGTCCGCGGAGAAGCGCGGGCTCATCACCGCGGAGGAGTCCGCGCGGCTCAACGACAACCAGGTGCGCGAGCTCATCTTCCGCGAGGGCTTCAGCACCCGCTCCGACGTGACGGACACCTCCGGGCGCGGCGTGGGCCTGGACGCGGTGCGCGCCACGGTGGAGTCCCTGCAGGGCCGCATCGAGGTGTCGAGCACGCGCGGGCAGGGCACGCGCTTCGTGCTGACGCTGCCGGTGGACCTGGGCAGCTCGCCGCTCTTGATGGTGCGCGCGCTGGAGCAGTTCGTGGGCCTGCCCATGCTGGCGGTGGAGTCCACGCAGCTGGCGCGCCCGGACATGCTGCGCGTGGGAAAGCGCCGCACGCACCTGGAATACCAGGGGCAGCTGTTGCCGGTGGTGGACCTGGGCGCGCGGCTGGGCCTGCGCGCGTCGTCTCCGCCCGCGGAGGGCCAGCCGCTGCTCATCGTGCAGAGCGGCGGCAAGCGCGTGGCGCTGGGCGTGGACGCGGTGGTGGGGGACCGGGACCTGGTCATCCGCCCGCTGCCGTCGGAGGTGCGCGACGTGGCGGCCTGGCAGGGCGCGGCGACGCTCAGCCGGGGAGAGCTGCTGCTCATCCTCCGGCCGGACTGGGTGGTGTCGGATTCGGAGAAGGTGACGGTGTCCGCGGCGAGCCGGCGGGCGCTGGTGGTGGATGACTCGCTCACCGCGCGCGCGCTGCACCGGGCGATGCTGGAGGCCGGCGGCTTCCAGGTGCACCTGGCGGCCAGCGGCGCGCGGGCGCTGGAGCGGCTGCAGGTGGACACCTACGACGTCGTCATCTGCGACCTGGACATGGAAGAGATGGACGGCATCGAGCTCATCGCCCGGCTGCGCGAGCGCAAGGACACGCGCACGCTGCCTGTCATCCTCGTCTCCGCGCACGACACGGCCGTGGCGCGCGAGCGGGGCCTCGCCTCCGGGGCGGACGGCTTCCTCAGCAAGCGCGAGTGCGCCGCGGGCCGCCTGCTCGCGGAGGTGCTGGACGTGATGAGCCGCCGGGGGAGCCGCGCGTGA